In the genome of Ictalurus punctatus breed USDA103 chromosome 3, Coco_2.0, whole genome shotgun sequence, the window GGagtctcatttgcataaaaaaatgcattaaaaaattttttacaaacACGACAGAAACGTTTAAGAAAATCAACAAAAGGTTTAATTGTGCATTGTATAATTTTAGCATGTAGTTGAGGTTTTGTatgaagtattggcacccctccgCCCACACTTGAGTAAAACTCGATATCGAGAAGAATTATTTGCGTTTGCTCAGAGTGTAGGGATTAGTTCGTGAGTTTTGTTTAGCATCCTTATTGCAGATACTGCGATATATATTATGCAGCCCTTAATAAGAACAAACCTGTTGGCTTTTTTCAGAAGGTCTTTCAGATAGACCGTGACAGCGATGTTGTGGTCTTTCTTTAACGTCTGGCTCCACCTGCAGGTGAAAGTGGGAGACACACTGGACCTGATCGTCGAGGAGGACAAAGAGAAGGACGAGGTGACGCTGAAGAGAGTCGTCCTGAAGAAGATCGTGGGAGAAACGAACGAcggagagaaacagaaagtgcTGCTGAGAAGCTGGAAACATCTCCAGCTTCCCAAACGAGACGCCTTCGGAGAATAAGCAACGTTACGATGAACCTTCTGATGTGTTTGggggttttatttttcccccctcccgCTCTGTTCTGGAAAGACGTCATAGTTGACAACTGACAATTTAATCGACGTTGTCTCAACATTGTAGGGATTTCACTCGTGAGAGAGAGTCGAGGAACTTGTACAGGATTATTTATGGGTCTAACAATGAAAGCTCATCTTGTgtgctttaaaatattttgcataTATCACGTATTAAATGTTCACTTCACGACAAGTGGCTGATCTTTTCGTCATCGCGTCATCCAATAAGGCGCGGTGCCGCTCGGCATTAAACCTAAAACCATTTCTAACGATTTAACATTTGATGTACAATGGTGTGTTCACTTTATTTATAGCCAGGAATGTTCGAAAACTCCCCAGATTTCCAGAACCGTCTTCGAGaagaacaccaccaccatcacgtGCCGATTCTAACGGTTATGAAGACACACAACTGAAACGAATACCAATCTCATTACCGACGCTCCGTCCCAAACCCGAAATGTTTGTTTCGTTCGTTAGAAAAGCCTTCGGACTGGTGAGGGATCGCGTCGACTTAACTACAGAACACGTACAGTACAGTGACGAGTTCACTTCCAGATctgaaacaacaaaaaataatcataaaaaatgcTTTGCATCATCTGTAGACCAGAGCAATtaaagttataataataataataataataataataataataataataataatatgtgggtaaaaataaaacacggtaatgatttaaaatattttgatattttgggGGGGGAAACATAGCTATACTTCGAAATCATTCATATTTTGGGGAGAAACAGTACTACTTCGTAATAATTTAGATCTGGTGGGTTATTTCTGATGTCACTTTATACGCGTTCGTgcgtttatatttaaaaatccgCAGCTCACATGTTTCTCTGGTGTTCCTACTGAAACagtgttattgcatcataaagTGTAACAGCCAATCGGGTTCCAGTATGCAAATTGGATGCAACGCAACCCTGCGTCACCAGGGGAAGGGGCGGGGCATGTGGGTTTCAGAGCATATCTTGTAAATCTTGTTGGAAGTTATTGGCCGGCTGCTTCACTGCAAAAGCACCATGGGAAAGACCGTCTCGGCCAGTCTCTTTTGCGAAAGAACGTACAATTCGAGTTCTGGATAGAGATTATTTGTGGGAGGGACTTCCTGTATCGCCAGCACACGTCCTTTGAAACGTCCGTGTTAAGTTTATTATGCATTCAAAAAGGGGGGAAACCCCCCCCAAACTTTTGTATTGTTTTCCCTTCGATTTCTCTTGTACATGAACACAGCACCCGCTAACCAGACAAACCAGATCCGTTTCTGATGAAATgcaaacttttatttaaaaatagtcATCGATTTGCTTCTCTATTTTCCTCTACACCGTAGCTAGGACATCGAGTTAGAAAAACACCAGTGCTGCAACATTagaatgaattaaaaaacaaaatataccCCTCTCTGCCGTTACTAAAGTGACTTGGAACTAAAGATTCGATTCTTTCCACTTGTGTATCGGCTAGGCTAAGGCGACGATAGCTTATCTATTAAAAGTTAGAAGTACGATAGCTTGGCATATTAATATTATCTGTCGTTAGTGTCATCGTTAATTAGCTTCGCTGCTGTAGCTCCATCTTGTAAACAAGGACCTACTCGATGAGGATCTCGTCGTTTACAGCTCGCGCCGGCGGTCTTGTGCAAAAGTTAGAGTTTCGTTCAGGCGTAAATCGTTAGGAACACGACACGATGCCGTTCGATCTCTTGGCCTTTTTCAGGATGTCGCATTTCTTGCGATTCGGGCGCCTGCAGCGCTCGTCGATGCTGGGAACGCACTCGTAGTgccacacctcctccatttTATCCGCCGGGTACACGGCCTCGACGTAATGGCGGATGAGTCGGAGTCGCACGGGGTCCAGCTGTTTCTTGTTGCAGGCGCCCGAGTGGTTGTACTGAAGCCTCAGGTTCTCGTGCGTGAAGAGTTCAGGGAAGAGACGGACGAGAAGACGGGCGGCGAAATTCCCGACCGAGAGGCTCTGCTGGACGATTTCTCTAACTTCGGAGTCCGTGAGTAAGTACGACGAAGGCACTGGGAAGTCTGGAGCGGAAACCTGGAGGTCGTCCAGAGGAATCTTACAAAAGTCTTTGCTACTTTTTTCAGGTGGCAACGAGGGCACGTCGAAGTCCTCTTTCGGACGATCCGGGGTGATCTGGCTAGCGGTCATGTAGTCTCCGAGATCGGAATCTTGATCCGAGGTGTAGGTTTTCCGCTGCTGCTGGTAGGAGCGACGCTGCTCCGTGTCTCTACGCCTGCACCTTTCATCAAGCTTCCCTACAAACTCCAGGGTCCAAACCCGGTCGTTTTTAGCTCTAGGGTAGAGCAGCTGGACGTAATGGCGGATGAGGTTGATCCGGACAGGATCCAGCTGCTTTTTTCCCAGCGAGCCGCTGCAGTTGTAGTGCTTGCGATTGTTTTCTTGCGTGAACAGTTCGGGGAACATGAGGACCAAAAGACGGGAGGCGAAGTTTCCGATGGACAAGCTGCTATTGTAGATGCTCCTCAGCTGCTCCTTCGTGAGTAGGTACTCTTGTGGAACGTCAAAATCCGGACGAGGGACGTCCATTTTGTTGAAGTCGACGGGTTCGAGCAGCAGCCTTTTCGACCTCCGGTTACACCTTTCAAAGTCGGAAAAATCACTGATCTTCACCACGGAGACATCGTCAGGGAGAGTAGCGGGGTTGTAGGTCTCCTCGGGGAGGTTCTCCTGATCGCCACCGTTGGCGGAAACATTCTCGAGCGCGTCCTCCATCTGCTGCACGCACAACTGCAGCCAGGTGTCTTCGGGCATTTCTGGAAAATTCGCCTCCATGTATTTACGGATAATCTCCAGTCGGTCCGAACTGACCATCAGCTCTCCGACGGTCCTGTGGCCCTCTGGAAGTCTCCCTTCCTCAAACACTTCGGGGAACAGTCTGTTCAAAAGGAATACCACAAACTCCTCGGCTGACGTGATGTCGTCGGGATTCTCGCCGCTTTCTTGGGAATCGAACGCGAGATCCGATTCGACGTGGCCGAACTGGCCGCCGTTGACGGCGGGGTTCTCTCCGGAATCCAGCGACAGCCCCTCGTCTTGTCCGTCCTCGTTGATGAAATGGCAGCCGTGGTGGTTTTGGTCCGCGTCGAACCCGGTCCGTTTCCCGCAGACCTGCCCGCTCTCCATGTCCTTCTGAGCCCAGAAACGGTTAAAAAAGTCGTTGATCTGCGGCAGGCACTCGTTCTGCCAAACGTTCCCGTTCTTGACCAGCGGGTAGCACGACTCCATGTAGTTGCGTACGAGTTGAAGGTGCAACGAGTCCAGAGCGGCTTTGCTGGCGACGCCACAAGCTCGGCAACCGTGGGCGCATTCTTTAGCTGTGAAAAGCTCTGGGAATAGCTGGACCAGCAGCCTGCACCCCAGTTCGCCAGCGCTGGAGGTCTGCTCCATCAACTGTCCCAATTCCTCTCTGGTCAACTGGTATTCCGGTGGAGGCTGGAACTCCATAGCCATCTCCGAAGGCTTGATCTGCTTCTTGATGCGCGTCACTTCTAGTGAAAGAAGGTCCACCTTGCTGTGCAGCTGAGACATGCTGGAGTTCAGACTGTTGAGAATGAAGAACATCTTTTCGAAAAGCGGATACAGATGAGAATCGGGAGATACCGGGGACGTAGAGGATCTGGAAGACGACGCCGCGTCGAACCTCACGTGAATCGGGCTGTCCAACTTTGGGAAAAGGATCCCGTTACGGCTAACCCGGATCCCGGATTCGTGCTGATCCATGTTGGCCTTTTTCTCGGAGATACGGTGGGAAATGCCGTATAAAGGCTTCCGGTATGACGATACGGTTCTGTCCTGGGGGGATCTGGGCGTTTCCTCCGAGCCGCCACCTTGGAAAAGTTCTCCGACCTATAAAAGGAAACAGATAGGTTGCTGCGGAGTGCTCACGGTCATTCGGGCGGGTTTTAATTACTGACGCCTGAGAACCGAATCCCTTCTGCGTCACCTGCAAAGTTACCTTGGCCTTCTTTCTGCCGGCGGGCTGGTTCTGCTCCGAGTCGGGGCCGTCGAACCCGTGCGACGCAGATCTCTTCGCGATCCTCCGAGCGAAGCGGTTCAAACACTCGTCCTCCAAATTCCGTTGCGTCTCGACGTCTGAAATGTCGTCTGCGTCCTTCTCGACCTTGACCTCTGACAGAAATAAACGGGCATGTCAATACGCGCTGTTTTAGACTCGTCTCTAAAAATATACGTCGAAACGGACTTTTCTTTACCGCCACACTAATTTCTACGATGTTTTACTGTTTAGGCAGGATTTCAACGTGAAAAGACCCTCGGCGGCATCCTATTCAGGATACGACGGACACGTGTTGCTGGTAACAGCTGTATTACGCTCGTCTGGTAAAAAGAGGGCGGGGCCTTGTCGGTTAAGCGTCTGACACCGACGCACAGAGTGAACTAACAAGGTTATTACGTGTAACCGGAGACAATAACGTGTTATTTATGACACCTTTGTCAGATTTTAAGCGCCATTTGATATCTGACTGAAAGTAACCGCCTGGGAACGTCGCCAAGATGGCCGCCCATTGCACGGACTTTATAAGACGGATTGAAACCGTGACAACCGGCGCCAAACTCGAGTCACCACCTAGCAACCATTTGAACACCGATTTCAGACTTTTCTGGATAacactcacaaaaaaaacaaaaacaaaaaaaaaaaacctattacCTTTATCAAGTGCATGTCCATCTGATTTAACGCCACACTCAGACGAGTTCATTTcctggaaaaacaaacacacaaacaaacaagcaaacttATTAcataaatgaaactttataatggtgtattttacatcaaaacgtttatttataaaacaggATGAGCACACTTACCTATAATCCATTAAATTCATTACAatacatgatgatgatggtggtgatgagaaCAGTGCATGATGATGGGTTGaactaaatgaaatgaaaaagtttACATGTGGTAACACAAATAGATCTTCTATATCCTGACGCCGCTGCCGCCGCCGCCTGCGTCACGATTGGCCGGCAGCCACCTTGCGTTCACGACAGTGAAACTGTACCTCATAACGACAGTCGTTATTAAAGCGATGAACACTCTGGTCTCGAGGTCACGCCCACGCCAACCAATAAACATTCCACGTACGCATTAACCGTCAATTCTAATTAAACTGATTATAATTACTCACTTCAAAGCACGTACGTGGCGCGGCCGTCCGTACACGTCCCTGCGAACgagctgctgctataggaaCGATGACGTCTccgaacgagcgcgttaatattaatataaacctgtcagagctgccgtcatagaaaattaatcaacaccttgaatctgaccaatcacaatccagaactcagtaaataaaacaactcTCTGACCTCTGGATTTATCAcgataaatcatttaaaaaagcatttttaaccTATGCAAATCAAGCATGGATTACTGATCAACGTATTTGCATAGTTTTCTAATTAATCAACATCTGGAATCTGACCAATCgcaatccagaactcaacagcgctgttgtttttaaaattgaatcatctaaaaaaaaaaaaaaaaagaagcattttttaaaaatcatatgcAAATCAagcattcattattattatttgcatattGTCCTGATTTGACATGTAACATGTTTCTTGCTGAGACTTTATGAATAAAAGTTCTAGGGCGTGGCAGCAGGTTCTAACACTTGATAGCTGTACTGAAGGGCACGCGTGAGTGACgcaccagccaatcagagcgcagGGAGGCGGTGCCTGTCGGAATACCGGCGGTGAAAACCAAAAACTTATAAACACCACCCGTTCACGTCCTCATTcttaagactttaaaaaaaatcccacgcGCTCCACCGCAAACCGGAAACTCTTCGCTTACTACAGAACCACGGAGTGTGTGAAGAGTTACACGTGTTatgaatgttttgtttgtttttttcccccctctctcagACCGGAAGTCGACCCgcgcgtgtttttttttttggtcccgCGCGTGACGTGTGCATTCCcgtgttgccagattgggaAAAAAACCTCCACGCGTTCTAGGAATTTTTGGTTGTTTAATGAGGTCGCGCGGATGAAACGGGGTCACGCGGGTGGGTTAGAGAGTGGAGGACTTCGCGGAGGGTTTGTATCGAGTTCAAAGCTTCATGTCGTGATTAGACCGAGGGGGTGagaatccaatccaatccaatccaacctctcgagggggaggaggagggggggcgagaagacaacacaaacaaacaacagacgagttttttttcttcctcgtcacttcattaaaaaaaaaaaaacctaacggGATAAACTCACCCCGGTTCGTGCGTCTCGCGGCTCCACGGCACCGTGCGGTTCCTCACGCGGCCATTTGCGCGTCCGTGCGTTCGGTCCACGCGTGATTCCTGGCTCTCCGTGTCTCTGTGTCCCGTGGTCGCGCGTGACGTGACGGTTTTGTCGATGCTGTGTCATTTCCGCAGCTGCACGCGCACTGTGGACTGTGGGAAAAAGTGGGCTATGGCTCGGTCCTGAATCCCCTcctcccccctcctcccccccaTTCTGGACGTGTAGTGCACTAGGTAGGGTGCGCGGTAGGCACGAGAGGTGTGCGCCGTTATTCCACAGTGCGCGTGCGGTCGGTGTTCCGTGCGGGGAAGCAGGCAGGAATCTGGGGCTCAGCGCGCGCCTTTTCACTGCAGAGGTGTACTTAATAACTCactacattcattcatcataaTAACAAATACAGACGAGTGGGAGAACCcgcacttttttaaaattccacactggtggaaatattataataaaaatgtcgACAGTAtgaagttaaaaacaaacaaacaaacaaaaaaccctctaaaagtagttaaaaataaaatggtaaaatatgaaaatgatgATTAGTCTTGATAATAAACTAAAAATACTGctaatagaagaagaagaagaaacagtcCTACATGTGCTGTTTATAGGGCATTTAATTCCTGATGTTTTAAgctttttatgacttttatttaattatttattaaaataatttacttttttttttagccaaaattttttttttttaaagtccacTACATCACCTTTACCCAGAAACCCAGAAAAGAGTCCGCGAGTGAGTCAGAGTCAGACAGTGAATCAGTCAGTGAATCAGCGAGTCAGAGAGTCACTCAGTCAATCAGCCTGACTATGAATGAGTCAGTCTCAGTCAGTGAGTCAGAGAGGCAGTCAGTGAATCGGACTGTCTATGAATGAGTCAGTGAATCAGAATCGGAGAGTCAGTCAATGCAGAAGTCAGTGAATCAGAGAGTCGGTCATTGTCAGTTTTCTGCTCAGTTTACCAGAATTTTGGTCATTAATAGCAGTTAATTAGCATAATTAAATTGCACAGAAGAGTTCCCTTTGGCTCTCTGAATCGCTctgaatgaaaacatcatcatcatcatcatcatcatctccatctcctctctctgtccatctgtccacgCTCGGCCGCTCTGAGGTTCATCACTGACGTCTCCATCACCCTGCATCTCTCCATCAGCAGTCTGAGAGATCATTACTCAGCTAATGGAGCCTGAGATATtactctctttgtgtgtgtgtgtgtgtgtgtgtgtgtgtgtgtgtgtgtgtgtgtgtgatcaatcACACAGTGAAGCTTAAAACTGCTGAAACATGGCACTGATCATCGTACACGCCTCGTTAACTTGtagtaaaaaaaagttttatctCAGCTGAGAGCAAATATGATATTAACATTAGagcatattatattattattattatattatattatatcgaGCATAATTCATAAGCAATGATGATATTTTTCTTAAAGCATGAGAAAAATACATGATTTCAGATGAATCAGATTTAGCCCACTGCAATGTCAATGATATGAATATTCcgacagataaataaaaaaaacaatactttaaataatagcaattttaataataataataataataataataataataataatgtacagtacatgtggTGTTTctcaaaagtacaaaaaatgaaacatgctTATTTGTGATAAATTTATTACACATGATATTTCACTGGGATAAATCTCTGctacttttatttttgtcatttttgtaacatgcattaataaaaataatataataattagagATGCGCCGCGggtaaatttctcagccgataccggtTCCGATCGTCCTGCCTTTCATACCTTCTcttgaatgaataataattcattgAAAAGAACTCTGAAGGAAATGCACATGAAAACTTGATTCTCTCCGTTTCAGCGAGTCGTCCGGCAGTAACCGGTCTCAGAAGCACAAAACACACTACTCACATTAACATGAGCCCATGAACTCCGTTCTGAAGATCAGAGTAAGATTATCATCTTATTGAAGGTTATTCGTTCATATGAACATCGACTGATTTATAAAAATCCTCCAGTTAGTCTCACGttcactctccacacacacaagcatttctacttcatcccTGACATCACACCGGTGATATAGAATATCcgctttttatatattaacattcactggatatgaaatatacgactataaatatattttcatgtgcagtatatactttttttgtcgACTTGTCTTCAACTTAAATCTTTCGacagtgtactggccctttaatgcggggagagagtgggggggggggggctggagTTTGGGATCGGGGATTGACTCAACGCGAAATTTCTGCGTCGTGAAATGTACTTCCGGTTttagtgcagagattacagagattaccctctgcagttttgtcgtcattccacacacgAGACATCGTCTTTACACACAGAACCACATCCATGTGTCtccccgccctcttttgatcgACAGGATATAATccgccctgatcatcggatgtttttaaactatcgccGATAGCATGAAAAAAAGCCCTTAGCGGGAAAAATCGCCTTtctcggccgatacatcggtgcatctctagtaataACTTCTAGTGAAGATCCGGATGGGTTTAAGTGTTAGAACTGATCAAATGCCTATTACTGACAGGAAAAGTTACATCGCACTCGCTGTGTGTGCTGCAATGACACAGAGCTGAGTGGAGGTGGTGCTGCTGCCCCACGAGCCCCTatacacactctcaaacacacacacacacacacacacacacacagagctcgaGTCGGTGAATCTCCAAACCGCAAAAAATCTCCATTTCCATGAACAAAAACAGAGACGAGCTCACGTTACACAGAGCCGTGATACTGAcggccatcacacacacacacacacacacacacacacactcacacacaca includes:
- the bend3 gene encoding BEN domain-containing protein 3 isoform X2 translates to MNSSECGVKSDGHALDKEVKVEKDADDISDVETQRNLEDECLNRFARRIAKRSASHGFDGPDSEQNQPAGRKKAKVGELFQGGGSEETPRSPQDRTVSSYRKPLYGISHRISEKKANMDQHESGIRVSRNGILFPKLDSPIHVRFDAASSSRSSTSPVSPDSHLYPLFEKMFFILNSLNSSMSQLHSKVDLLSLEVTRIKKQIKPSEMAMEFQPPPEYQLTREELGQLMEQTSSAGELGCRLLVQLFPELFTAKECAHGCRACGVASKAALDSLHLQLVRNYMESCYPLVKNGNVWQNECLPQINDFFNRFWAQKDMESGQVCGKRTGFDADQNHHGCHFINEDGQDEGLSLDSGENPAVNGGQFGHVESDLAFDSQESGENPDDITSAEEFVVFLLNRLFPEVFEEGRLPEGHRTVGELMVSSDRLEIIRKYMEANFPEMPEDTWLQLCVQQMEDALENVSANGGDQENLPEETYNPATLPDDVSVVKISDFSDFERCNRRSKRLLLEPVDFNKMDVPRPDFDVPQEYLLTKEQLRSIYNSSLSIGNFASRLLVLMFPELFTQENNRKHYNCSGSLGKKQLDPVRINLIRHYVQLLYPRAKNDRVWTLEFVGKLDERCRRRDTEQRRSYQQQRKTYTSDQDSDLGDYMTASQITPDRPKEDFDVPSLPPEKSSKDFCKIPLDDLQVSAPDFPVPSSYLLTDSEVREIVQQSLSVGNFAARLLVRLFPELFTHENLRLQYNHSGACNKKQLDPVRLRLIRHYVEAVYPADKMEEVWHYECVPSIDERCRRPNRKKCDILKKAKRSNGIVSCS
- the bend3 gene encoding BEN domain-containing protein 3 isoform X1, which translates into the protein MTQHRQNRHVTRDHGTQRHGEPGITRGPNARTRKWPREEPHGAVEPRDARTGEMNSSECGVKSDGHALDKEVKVEKDADDISDVETQRNLEDECLNRFARRIAKRSASHGFDGPDSEQNQPAGRKKAKVGELFQGGGSEETPRSPQDRTVSSYRKPLYGISHRISEKKANMDQHESGIRVSRNGILFPKLDSPIHVRFDAASSSRSSTSPVSPDSHLYPLFEKMFFILNSLNSSMSQLHSKVDLLSLEVTRIKKQIKPSEMAMEFQPPPEYQLTREELGQLMEQTSSAGELGCRLLVQLFPELFTAKECAHGCRACGVASKAALDSLHLQLVRNYMESCYPLVKNGNVWQNECLPQINDFFNRFWAQKDMESGQVCGKRTGFDADQNHHGCHFINEDGQDEGLSLDSGENPAVNGGQFGHVESDLAFDSQESGENPDDITSAEEFVVFLLNRLFPEVFEEGRLPEGHRTVGELMVSSDRLEIIRKYMEANFPEMPEDTWLQLCVQQMEDALENVSANGGDQENLPEETYNPATLPDDVSVVKISDFSDFERCNRRSKRLLLEPVDFNKMDVPRPDFDVPQEYLLTKEQLRSIYNSSLSIGNFASRLLVLMFPELFTQENNRKHYNCSGSLGKKQLDPVRINLIRHYVQLLYPRAKNDRVWTLEFVGKLDERCRRRDTEQRRSYQQQRKTYTSDQDSDLGDYMTASQITPDRPKEDFDVPSLPPEKSSKDFCKIPLDDLQVSAPDFPVPSSYLLTDSEVREIVQQSLSVGNFAARLLVRLFPELFTHENLRLQYNHSGACNKKQLDPVRLRLIRHYVEAVYPADKMEEVWHYECVPSIDERCRRPNRKKCDILKKAKRSNGIVSCS